One Brockia lithotrophica DNA segment encodes these proteins:
- a CDS encoding LSU ribosomal protein L1p (L10Ae) — protein sequence MPKRGKKYQEALKLVEKGRRYSVREAVELVKRTSYVSFDATVEAAVRLGVDVRKADQQVRGTVVLPHGTGKTMRVLVFAKGDKAKEAQEAGADIVGAEELVARIEQGFLDFDVAVATPDMMGLVGRLGKILGPRGLMPNPKTGTVTTDVARAVREIKMGRVEFRTDKQGNVHIPIGKVSFPTEHLEENLRAFLDQVKRLKPAAARGQYIRNVTLSATMGPGIPVDLSEIA from the coding sequence ATGCCCAAGCGCGGGAAGAAGTACCAGGAAGCGCTTAAGCTTGTGGAAAAGGGCCGTCGCTACAGCGTGCGGGAGGCCGTCGAGCTGGTGAAGCGCACTTCGTACGTCTCCTTTGATGCGACGGTGGAAGCTGCGGTGCGCCTCGGCGTGGACGTGCGCAAGGCCGATCAGCAGGTCCGAGGGACGGTCGTTCTTCCCCACGGGACGGGAAAGACGATGCGTGTCCTCGTGTTTGCCAAGGGCGACAAGGCGAAAGAAGCGCAGGAGGCCGGCGCGGATATCGTCGGTGCGGAGGAACTCGTCGCCCGCATAGAGCAGGGCTTCCTCGACTTCGACGTCGCCGTAGCCACGCCGGATATGATGGGCCTCGTCGGTCGACTCGGGAAGATCCTCGGCCCGCGCGGACTCATGCCGAACCCGAAGACGGGCACGGTGACCACGGATGTGGCGAGGGCCGTGCGCGAAATCAAGATGGGGCGCGTGGAGTTCCGCACCGACAAGCAGGGAAACGTGCACATCCCCATCGGCAAGGTATCCTTTCCTACGGAACACCTCGAAGAAAACCTGCGCGCCTTCTTGGACCAGGTGAAGCGGCTCAAGCCCGCCGCTGCTCGAGGTCAGTACATCCGAAACGTCACGCTGAGCGCGACGATGGGTCCGGGAATTCCCGTGGATCTGAGCGAGATCGCCTGA